A DNA window from Akkermansiaceae bacterium contains the following coding sequences:
- a CDS encoding DEAD/DEAH box helicase family protein — protein MSNTVRTIGQRLSLRPPQKDSLEIIDQVFTVLGLPGKKFDLNEALGVIREQHPTVTDFEREFVSLCFALATGVGKTRLMGAFIAYLHITHGLRNFFILAPNLTIYEKLITDFTPNTPKYVFKGIAEFATDTPWLITGDNYEEYRGGGHDDLYGRVEINIFNISKLNRDTKETEAGAPRIRRLRESLGESYFDYLSELPDLVLLMDESHRYRADAGVRALNELNPLIGLELTATPFLDKASGPLWFKNVIYDYPLARAIEDGFVKDPAVATQEDFNPKDFSPEELERVKLEDGVRLHEETKVELDTYARQTGRKRVKPFILVIARDTTHAAKLFGEIQSDSFFGGRYAGKVIQVDSTTKRQEEEVVQRLLEVENPDEPTEIVIHVNMLKEGWDVNNLFTIVPLRAANARTLIEQSIGRGLRLPYGERTGVEAVDRLTIVAHDKFKEIIEEANRSDSPVRMKQRIIAKPSDYKKPVQVVSPPNLETKLFGGGPAPAEGAEAPAPVFISPGEQKVGRKALEILRKKEHLPSLEGIQDPEVQKSVVRELEESVGAAQLTLSGIDEKIDYKAIVKKASEALVSHSIEIPRITVVPSGEVTSGFDPFTIDTSAIVFQPVDRDILLQYLGDNRQLSIRSDAQIQLIERRPEDYIVRQLIDYDDVNYDEQAELLYDLAGQAVAHLRTYLKDEESLNNVLRYYERKLAKNIYIQMQDHYWEKSSGQEVKVLKGWMALKECPYTAEDGSESLHFRTSPKTKSEIRRHVYTGFTKCLYSFQKFDSDTERVFACILEGSNGADKWFKPASGQFRLYWRIGSQADRPYEPDFVAEDADHKYLIEVKADNEMDDLEVQAKAEAGKVFCAQASTHASAVGGKPWTYLLVPESSVVANMTLTGLAREHAL, from the coding sequence ATGAGCAATACCGTCCGCACCATTGGCCAACGCCTCAGTCTCCGTCCGCCTCAGAAGGACTCGCTGGAGATCATTGATCAGGTATTCACTGTTCTCGGTCTGCCCGGCAAAAAGTTCGACTTGAACGAAGCCCTTGGGGTCATTCGAGAACAGCACCCCACGGTCACTGACTTCGAGCGGGAGTTTGTCTCGCTATGTTTCGCCCTCGCCACCGGCGTAGGGAAGACCCGTCTTATGGGGGCATTCATCGCCTACCTGCACATCACGCATGGGTTGAGAAACTTCTTCATCCTCGCTCCCAACCTTACGATCTACGAGAAGCTGATCACCGATTTCACTCCCAATACTCCGAAATACGTCTTCAAGGGCATTGCGGAGTTTGCCACGGACACTCCCTGGCTCATCACCGGCGACAATTACGAGGAATACCGGGGCGGAGGCCATGACGATCTGTATGGCCGGGTGGAGATCAACATCTTCAACATTTCCAAACTCAATCGTGATACAAAGGAAACAGAAGCCGGAGCACCCCGCATCCGTAGGCTGCGGGAGTCTCTTGGAGAAAGCTACTTCGACTATCTCAGCGAGCTTCCCGATCTTGTCCTGCTCATGGACGAGTCCCACCGTTACCGGGCGGATGCTGGCGTCCGTGCGCTCAACGAGCTGAATCCCCTGATTGGGCTGGAACTCACCGCCACTCCATTCCTCGACAAGGCAAGCGGGCCGCTGTGGTTCAAAAACGTCATCTATGACTATCCCCTTGCCCGGGCGATCGAGGACGGCTTCGTCAAGGATCCGGCAGTCGCCACCCAGGAGGACTTCAATCCGAAGGATTTCTCTCCCGAGGAGCTGGAGCGGGTGAAACTAGAAGACGGAGTCCGGCTCCACGAGGAAACCAAGGTCGAGCTGGATACCTACGCCCGCCAGACCGGCCGAAAGCGCGTGAAGCCCTTCATCCTGGTGATCGCGAGGGACACGACTCACGCGGCGAAGTTGTTTGGAGAGATCCAGTCTGACTCCTTCTTTGGCGGTAGGTATGCGGGCAAGGTGATCCAGGTCGATTCGACGACCAAGAGGCAGGAAGAGGAAGTGGTTCAGCGCTTGTTGGAGGTCGAGAATCCCGACGAGCCGACGGAAATTGTCATCCACGTGAACATGCTCAAGGAGGGCTGGGATGTGAATAACCTCTTCACCATCGTCCCCCTCCGCGCGGCAAACGCCCGCACACTGATCGAGCAATCCATCGGTCGCGGACTCCGCTTGCCCTACGGCGAGAGAACTGGGGTCGAAGCGGTCGACCGCCTCACCATCGTGGCGCACGACAAGTTCAAGGAGATCATCGAGGAAGCCAACCGTTCGGATTCCCCAGTGCGTATGAAACAGCGAATCATCGCAAAGCCGTCGGACTACAAAAAGCCGGTCCAGGTCGTCTCGCCGCCAAATCTCGAAACCAAGCTCTTCGGCGGAGGCCCGGCACCCGCCGAGGGTGCGGAAGCCCCTGCGCCGGTGTTCATTTCACCGGGGGAACAGAAGGTCGGCAGGAAGGCGTTGGAGATCCTCAGAAAGAAAGAGCACCTTCCCAGCCTCGAAGGCATCCAAGACCCGGAAGTTCAGAAATCCGTGGTCCGCGAGCTTGAGGAGTCCGTCGGAGCCGCCCAGCTTACTCTCAGCGGCATTGATGAGAAGATCGATTACAAGGCAATCGTGAAGAAGGCCTCCGAGGCCCTCGTGAGTCATTCCATCGAGATTCCCCGTATAACGGTAGTCCCCAGCGGCGAGGTGACGAGTGGTTTCGACCCATTCACGATTGATACCTCTGCGATCGTTTTCCAGCCGGTGGATCGTGACATACTGCTCCAATACCTCGGCGACAACCGCCAGCTGTCCATACGCAGCGATGCCCAGATCCAGCTGATCGAGCGCCGCCCCGAGGACTACATCGTTCGTCAACTCATCGACTACGATGACGTGAACTATGACGAGCAGGCGGAACTGCTCTACGATCTGGCCGGGCAGGCCGTGGCGCATCTGCGAACGTACCTGAAGGATGAAGAGTCCCTGAACAACGTGCTCCGCTATTACGAGCGGAAGCTTGCGAAGAACATCTACATCCAGATGCAGGATCACTACTGGGAAAAGTCCTCCGGGCAGGAAGTGAAAGTCCTCAAGGGATGGATGGCCCTGAAGGAATGTCCCTACACGGCGGAGGATGGGAGTGAATCCCTGCATTTTCGGACGTCACCCAAAACCAAAAGCGAGATCCGCCGCCACGTCTACACCGGGTTCACGAAGTGCCTTTACTCGTTCCAGAAATTCGATTCAGACACCGAGCGCGTGTTTGCCTGCATCCTTGAAGGGTCAAATGGTGCGGACAAGTGGTTCAAACCCGCAAGCGGCCAGTTCCGGCTTTACTGGCGTATTGGCTCCCAGGCCGACCGCCCTTACGAACCCGACTTTGTTGCCGAGGACGCAGATCACAAATACCTGATCGAGGTTAAAGCCGACAACGAGATGGATGACCTCGAAGTCCAGGCAAAGGCTGAGGCCGGCAAGGTCTTCTGCGCACAAGCTAGCACCCACGCCTCGGCAGTCGGCGGCAAGCCGTGGACCTATCTTCTCGTCCCAGAAAGTTCAGTTGTCGCGAACATGACCCTGACTGGTCTTGCACGGGAGCACGCCCTCTAG
- a CDS encoding site-specific DNA-methyltransferase, whose product MSGHKQKLELTWIGKDKRPRLEPRILIEDPKRSYHAKHRVSDSDLFDNLLIKGDNLLGLKALEQKYAGDIMCVYIDPPFNTGEAFEHYDDGVEHSLWLSLMRDRISLIHTLLHPSGTLVIHIDDNELCYLGALADEVFGRSNRINIVTFKQSSVSGPKSINPGLVSTSNYILIYAKNRSRWKPRKIYQKTNRDSRYSRFISNRSDHHTSWKLITLKKAFAAHHGIKEDQIKSKFADKLEEKLEEFVLSEAPSVVRTARVADKDVNESAREALIASRQKTGEVQHSARDDKADYYFLNGEQLIFYSSKTQLIDGELTTAVAASNLWDDLLSNNLHKEGDVSFKKGKKPEALIKRVIEFATDPGDLVLDSFLGSGTTAAVAHKMGRRWIGIELGEHCETHCLPRLKHVVDGKDPSGVTKATNWKGGGGFRFYRLAPSLIKIDQWGNSVINPEFNPELLAEAVCKVEGFGYAPSQEHYWQHGNASETDFIYVTTQTLTRPQLEELSEAVGPDRSLLVCCAAFRVKEDSFPNLTLKKIPKAVLHRCEWDHDDYSLRISNLPAAPPKSDDKGQIELL is encoded by the coding sequence ATGAGCGGACACAAACAAAAACTTGAACTCACTTGGATCGGCAAAGACAAACGTCCTCGCCTCGAACCACGCATACTCATCGAGGACCCAAAGAGATCTTACCATGCGAAGCATCGGGTTTCGGATAGTGACTTATTCGATAATCTTTTAATCAAAGGTGACAATCTCCTGGGACTCAAAGCGCTTGAACAAAAATACGCCGGCGACATCATGTGCGTATACATTGACCCTCCATTTAATACAGGGGAAGCATTCGAGCATTATGATGACGGCGTAGAGCATTCATTATGGTTAAGCCTAATGCGAGATCGCATTTCGCTCATCCACACCCTTCTACACCCTTCAGGAACCCTTGTAATTCATATTGATGACAATGAGCTTTGCTACTTAGGCGCTCTAGCTGATGAAGTATTCGGAAGAAGCAATAGAATCAACATTGTTACATTCAAGCAAAGCTCCGTGTCTGGACCAAAGTCAATAAACCCAGGTCTAGTCAGCACTTCAAATTATATTTTGATATACGCAAAGAATAGATCGAGATGGAAACCAAGGAAGATTTATCAAAAAACAAACCGCGATTCACGTTACAGCAGATTCATTTCCAATCGTTCTGACCATCACACTAGTTGGAAATTGATCACCCTAAAGAAGGCGTTTGCTGCGCATCATGGGATCAAAGAGGATCAAATTAAAAGTAAGTTCGCTGATAAGCTTGAGGAAAAATTGGAAGAGTTTGTCCTCAGCGAAGCTCCATCCGTGGTTAGGACAGCTCGTGTTGCCGACAAAGATGTTAATGAGTCAGCGCGTGAAGCCTTGATTGCGTCGCGACAAAAGACTGGCGAGGTTCAGCATTCAGCTCGTGACGACAAGGCGGACTACTACTTTCTTAATGGCGAGCAGTTAATTTTTTACTCATCAAAGACGCAGCTAATTGACGGTGAATTAACCACCGCTGTCGCGGCATCAAATCTTTGGGATGACCTCTTGTCTAATAACCTTCATAAAGAAGGTGATGTTTCATTCAAGAAGGGGAAGAAGCCCGAGGCGCTTATCAAAAGAGTAATAGAGTTCGCGACAGATCCTGGCGATCTTGTCCTCGACTCATTCCTAGGTTCCGGGACGACTGCTGCTGTCGCACACAAGATGGGAAGGCGTTGGATTGGAATCGAGCTTGGTGAACATTGCGAGACCCATTGCCTCCCGCGTCTGAAGCACGTAGTAGACGGCAAGGATCCAAGTGGCGTTACCAAAGCGACAAATTGGAAGGGTGGAGGCGGCTTTCGTTTCTACCGCCTAGCACCCTCGCTGATTAAAATCGATCAATGGGGCAACTCTGTTATCAACCCTGAGTTTAACCCCGAACTGCTGGCCGAGGCTGTATGTAAGGTTGAGGGTTTTGGATATGCTCCTAGCCAAGAGCACTACTGGCAGCATGGTAATGCAAGCGAGACGGACTTCATCTACGTCACCACTCAGACGCTCACGCGCCCGCAGCTTGAAGAACTGTCCGAGGCGGTGGGACCGGATCGCTCGTTGCTCGTCTGCTGTGCTGCGTTCCGGGTGAAGGAGGACAGCTTTCCGAATCTCACCTTGAAGAAGATTCCCAAGGCGGTTTTGCACCGCTGCGAGTGGGATCACGATGACTACTCGCTGCGCATTAGTAACCTCCCGGCTGCGCCTCCGAAATCGGACGATAAGGGACAAATCGAACTTCTCTAA
- a CDS encoding AIPR family protein, translating to MPSLEKEQVLAYLAETYTPLIRRARCGPEHDEDERENLWNSAFPSRALACFFLQVTASLSPEDATNSDVDGGADEGIDGIHYDARRHELFLIQAKAAGDGSGHQPTLPELIRFLNGVESLMAGRLDRFTDLTESQTATVRSALRDTALKVTVVLAHFGGSLDEQRTSRIEERVNQFNRNYAEPRMRFVNFSLENAHEELLKLQADPEIDCSINLHSYAKHPGTFPCFYGRILASDLKALHDDPAKRPSLYSRNVRLYRGSNPVNERVKQTLLHEPENLFYLNNGVTALCRTFEPTPETAGRGNGEQGEFKATGFVIINGAQTIGTIAENLDAGDAAASVLLRVIVVGNDDAGIAERVAEASNYQTAVDNIDFLSMHPCNKRIASTLRASGIAYHTKRSGVPDGLREPLSFTLAEALEARVCAMGDPTLLAKLKGKPTDFYAGIRRNLGTVFPDSLSARTLWREVQICRIADEAIRNTRDGQERSIDRAFFTNGAYFLKYLILWKNRPTLGIDALHLTPVERTTVTTSSDELLATALAQGNARLAPNPDWSHTFKTIRTVQEIKTQLLRALTSH from the coding sequence ATGCCCAGCCTCGAAAAAGAACAGGTTCTAGCTTACCTCGCGGAAACATATACACCGTTGATCCGCCGAGCCAGATGTGGCCCCGAACACGATGAGGATGAGCGCGAAAACCTATGGAACTCGGCCTTCCCAAGTCGGGCACTTGCCTGCTTTTTCCTCCAAGTGACCGCGTCATTGTCACCGGAAGACGCCACAAACTCCGATGTCGACGGTGGGGCGGATGAAGGCATCGACGGCATCCATTACGACGCACGCCGGCATGAGCTTTTCCTCATCCAGGCAAAGGCAGCTGGCGATGGAAGCGGCCACCAGCCCACCCTACCGGAATTGATTCGATTCCTGAACGGTGTCGAAAGTCTGATGGCGGGGAGGTTGGACCGATTCACTGATTTGACTGAGAGCCAGACTGCGACCGTCAGAAGCGCACTGCGAGACACCGCGCTTAAGGTCACTGTAGTTCTAGCCCACTTCGGTGGATCCCTTGATGAGCAAAGGACCTCACGCATTGAAGAAAGGGTAAACCAATTCAATAGGAACTATGCGGAGCCACGGATGCGGTTCGTGAACTTCAGTCTCGAAAACGCTCATGAAGAGCTGCTTAAACTGCAAGCCGACCCTGAAATTGACTGCTCTATCAATTTGCACTCATATGCGAAGCACCCTGGAACCTTCCCCTGCTTTTATGGCCGCATTCTGGCATCCGATCTCAAAGCCCTTCACGATGACCCGGCCAAGCGTCCTTCGCTCTACTCACGAAACGTCCGTCTCTATCGAGGCTCGAATCCGGTGAATGAGCGGGTCAAGCAGACCCTTCTGCACGAACCGGAAAACCTCTTCTACCTCAACAACGGCGTCACAGCCCTCTGCCGGACTTTCGAACCTACTCCCGAGACTGCGGGGCGCGGGAACGGGGAACAGGGGGAGTTCAAAGCAACCGGATTCGTGATCATCAATGGTGCACAGACCATCGGCACCATTGCCGAGAATCTTGACGCAGGAGACGCAGCCGCCTCGGTTCTGCTCCGCGTGATTGTCGTGGGCAATGATGACGCAGGAATCGCGGAGCGTGTTGCCGAAGCGAGTAACTACCAAACAGCGGTCGACAATATCGACTTTCTCTCGATGCACCCCTGCAATAAAAGGATTGCCTCAACCCTTCGCGCATCGGGTATTGCCTACCATACCAAGCGATCGGGTGTCCCAGACGGGCTGCGGGAACCCCTCTCATTTACATTGGCCGAAGCGCTGGAGGCACGTGTCTGTGCAATGGGGGATCCAACTCTTCTCGCAAAACTAAAAGGCAAGCCAACCGACTTCTATGCCGGGATCCGCAGGAATCTTGGGACCGTCTTCCCGGACAGCTTGTCCGCGAGGACTCTTTGGCGGGAGGTTCAGATATGCCGTATCGCAGACGAAGCAATACGCAACACCCGGGACGGCCAGGAGAGATCTATCGACAGAGCCTTTTTCACCAACGGAGCCTACTTTCTCAAGTATTTGATCCTGTGGAAGAACAGGCCAACTCTAGGGATCGATGCTCTGCATTTGACTCCTGTCGAAAGGACCACCGTGACAACGTCCTCTGATGAACTGCTCGCTACGGCATTGGCGCAAGGCAACGCTCGTCTCGCGCCCAATCCTGATTGGAGCCACACTTTCAAAACAATCCGAACGGTTCAGGAAATCAAAACCCAGTTGCTTCGTGCACTGACTTCCCATTAA
- a CDS encoding AAA family ATPase encodes MKLTIEAFRGANIPCELKINANRDLTILYGENGSGKTTISDALEFLFYGVSGSLEEKSLDGKTRLPALVHAKRKPADLKVTWEESNQTRVAKLKGASAIHSGDLPETKLRTLRRNLVTSLIEETPAKRFERIRDFVELPALEREERVLGEFISNHKQRQQSQLESYTRTQDEVRTIYNDIFADAKNPPPLEQWIKETLENSVETVEEEIQILKDLDLQVSRLRDDFKPLSEAYEALEIAEERLKEENQKLAKAVAENTSGMAETIHVLERAAEYLENREPSCCPVCDTPMEGEELRDRVTGKLATLKEISAQGKIANAAKQKRDRCANGLEALQKTYFAIIVALLQAHKAASEQEEWAVHPLIPSLSVPTDATGLTKEWFALLREEAAQLRPLAEWVEEKLEALQKMITHRATLLRLARSQKEGMKEYATLDRLIKKAEAIREILRSERVRYADGMLASISADFAKIYEKIHPGEKLEQIRLYVHPDRKNSAMLSGALHGRDDVSPVAYLSESHLDTLGLALFLALEKKMDASNTLLFLDDAIASVDEAHMERLYEAILEEAAHFKHVLITSHYQPLRFKFKWGQLTKQNVDFVEMGSWTLEYGISFQKGCHSQIELLKRRVAEKDDSQAIAAKSGVILEYVFDFLTGIYRCKLPRLVAAGQGWTLHDYKEAIEGNRKLLDALIAEHMDEQGQVTKSIPLRPIFEGLFAQFSARNVFGAHFNTLAAHFDSLAESMRLGEAVLELMDALCDSDYQLPESNKNGSCWTNRGQRKTRRLHPLLPPQ; translated from the coding sequence GTGAAACTGACGATTGAAGCCTTCCGTGGCGCAAACATTCCCTGTGAGCTAAAGATCAATGCCAATCGGGATCTGACGATTCTTTACGGCGAGAATGGTTCGGGCAAGACCACCATTTCGGATGCGCTTGAATTCCTGTTCTACGGCGTATCCGGCTCCCTGGAGGAGAAATCCCTGGATGGGAAGACTCGGCTGCCGGCGTTAGTCCACGCGAAGCGCAAGCCTGCGGATTTGAAGGTGACCTGGGAGGAGTCGAATCAAACCCGGGTTGCCAAGCTGAAGGGCGCTTCTGCCATACACTCGGGAGACCTTCCAGAAACCAAGCTGAGGACCCTGCGCCGCAACCTCGTTACAAGTTTGATCGAGGAAACGCCTGCAAAGCGATTCGAACGGATCCGGGACTTCGTCGAACTGCCTGCGCTTGAGCGCGAGGAACGCGTTCTTGGGGAATTTATCTCCAATCATAAACAGCGCCAACAGAGCCAACTCGAATCCTACACCCGGACGCAAGATGAGGTCCGCACGATCTACAACGACATTTTTGCAGATGCGAAGAATCCTCCGCCCCTTGAACAGTGGATCAAGGAGACGCTCGAAAACAGCGTGGAAACGGTCGAGGAAGAGATCCAGATCCTCAAGGACCTCGACCTACAGGTTAGCCGACTCCGCGACGATTTCAAGCCATTGTCCGAGGCGTATGAGGCCCTGGAGATTGCGGAAGAACGCCTCAAGGAGGAGAACCAGAAACTGGCCAAGGCCGTGGCCGAGAACACAAGCGGCATGGCTGAAACAATCCATGTGCTGGAGAGAGCGGCCGAATACCTCGAAAACAGAGAGCCAAGCTGCTGCCCGGTTTGCGACACCCCGATGGAGGGAGAGGAACTGCGGGATCGGGTCACAGGCAAGCTGGCAACGCTCAAGGAGATCTCCGCCCAGGGCAAGATCGCCAATGCCGCGAAACAAAAGAGGGATCGTTGCGCCAATGGTCTCGAAGCCCTTCAGAAGACCTACTTTGCGATCATCGTCGCGCTGCTACAGGCACACAAGGCGGCATCCGAACAAGAAGAATGGGCGGTGCATCCACTGATCCCATCCCTTTCGGTGCCAACCGACGCCACCGGCCTCACGAAGGAATGGTTTGCCCTGCTGCGTGAAGAGGCCGCGCAACTCCGGCCTCTTGCCGAGTGGGTCGAGGAAAAGCTGGAGGCTCTTCAGAAAATGATCACCCATCGGGCGACTTTGCTCAGGCTTGCCAGAAGCCAGAAGGAAGGCATGAAGGAGTATGCCACCCTTGATCGCCTGATTAAGAAAGCGGAGGCCATTCGGGAGATCCTGCGCTCGGAGCGTGTCCGATACGCAGATGGCATGCTCGCATCGATCTCTGCGGACTTTGCCAAGATCTACGAGAAGATCCATCCCGGCGAGAAGCTCGAACAGATCCGGCTTTACGTCCATCCAGATCGCAAGAACTCGGCGATGCTCTCAGGCGCTCTCCATGGCCGTGACGACGTTTCACCCGTTGCGTATCTGAGTGAATCCCATCTCGATACCCTTGGGCTTGCCCTGTTTCTGGCTCTTGAAAAGAAAATGGACGCGTCCAATACGCTTCTTTTCCTGGATGACGCCATCGCATCCGTCGACGAAGCTCACATGGAGCGCTTGTACGAGGCGATCCTGGAAGAGGCCGCCCACTTCAAGCACGTCCTCATCACCAGCCATTACCAGCCGCTCCGCTTCAAGTTCAAATGGGGCCAGCTCACCAAGCAGAACGTTGATTTCGTTGAAATGGGTTCCTGGACTTTGGAATACGGAATCAGTTTCCAGAAGGGTTGCCACTCCCAGATCGAGTTGTTGAAGCGACGGGTCGCAGAGAAAGACGACTCGCAGGCCATCGCCGCGAAGTCCGGGGTTATACTCGAATACGTCTTCGATTTCCTCACCGGAATCTACCGCTGCAAGCTGCCCCGCCTGGTCGCCGCGGGACAGGGATGGACACTTCACGATTACAAGGAGGCCATCGAAGGGAACCGCAAGCTCCTCGATGCCCTTATTGCGGAACACATGGACGAACAGGGGCAAGTCACGAAGTCCATTCCACTCAGGCCGATCTTTGAAGGCCTCTTCGCACAGTTTTCTGCCCGAAATGTTTTCGGTGCCCACTTCAACACGCTCGCCGCCCACTTCGATTCACTCGCCGAGTCCATGCGCCTTGGTGAGGCCGTGCTCGAACTCATGGATGCGCTCTGCGATTCCGACTACCAGCTGCCAGAAAGCAACAAGAACGGAAGTTGCTGGACCAACCGCGGACAACGGAAAACGCGCAGGCTTCATCCACTCCTACCTCCTCAATAG